Part of the Streptomyces europaeiscabiei genome is shown below.
CTGCTCGGCGAGCGTCACCCCCTCGTGGACTCGGGGAACGAGGGCGAGCACCGTCCGGCCGTCGGCGTCGGCGGCCGAGTCCGGCTCGGCTCCGTCACCGGGCAGGCGGGGGGCGACCGACTCCGGTGAGAGCGTCGCGGGGACGACGACGAAGTCCGCGTTGTGCGCCCAGGGCACCGCCGTCTGTACGCCGTCCAGGACCCAGGTGCCGTCGGCGTCCCGCCGTGCGGTCACGGCGAGTTCGGCCGGGTCGTGGCCGGTGCGGCCGTGGGCGGCGACGGTCAGGACGACCTCGCCCCGGCCGACGCGGGCGAGCAGATCCGCCTTCAGCTGCTCGCTCCCGTGCGCCTGTACTGCCACGGCGGCTGCGCTGCTCTCCAGCAGTGGCCCCCTGGCCAGCACCTTCGCCGACTCGCGCAGTACCAGGCACAGGGCGATCGGATCGAGGCCCGAGCCGCCGTACCGGGGGTCCAGCAACAGGCTGAGCAGGTCCGCGTCGGCGAGTCTCGCCCACAGGGCGCGGTCGAAGTCGTCGGCCACGGCGCCCGCCACGAGCGCCGGGCTCGGTACCCCGTCCGGCGCGACCCCGGCGAACACCGCCCGCGCCGCTTCGGCCGCCGCCTGCTGCTCCTCGGTGAAGGTGAAGTCCACGGTTCCGCCCCTTCGGTGTCGCCGATGACAGGGCGTCAAGATAGAACAGGTTCTAGAAGAGGGGAATGGTGCGGGGCGGGGCGGTGGTCGCGCGCCGGGCGCGCCAGGCGGCTGAGCGGCCGTGGCGGCTCTCGGGAGAGAGGCGGACCACACTGCGCCGTAAGGTGTCCCCCGCTGTGGATAACCTCGTGGGTGCCGTGTGAGCGGTGTGACGATGTGACTGCTGTGGCCATCGGGGCTGTGCCGGAGGGACGCGGCTGAGTAAGTTCCGGTGGGGAAGTGGACCGGGTAGTGGGAATCGGGGAGCGGGGCGGAATGGACGCGAACGACGAGGTCTCGAACGCCCGGCGGGGGCCGGACGAGCCCGAGGGCTCCGACTCCGCGAGCGAGGCGAACCCGCAGGCCAAGCCGTCCCAGCCGCCCCAGTCGTCACGGCAGACCCCGGACCCTGCCTCGCCCTCAGCCTCGCCCCCGGTGCCGGCCCAGGCCACCGCGGCCCCGGACCCGCTGCCCTCACCGTCACCGCTGCTCTCACCTTCGCCGTCACAGACGCCGTCACAGACGCCGTCACAGACGCCGTCACAGACGTCATCGCATACGCCGCCGGAGTCGCCTCCCCCACCACGACCCGAGCAGACGGCCGAGCCGACGCAGCCCGTCTCCGGTATCGCCGCGCTCACCCTGCCGTACCAGATCGCCGTGGCGCTGGTGCTCGCGATCGTGGCGGTGGCGACCTGTGCGCATCTCGGGCTGGTCTTTCTCCATATCGCGCCCTCGAACACGCTGACGAAGCAGCACGGTCGGGCGGTGGACGAATGGGTGTACCCGGAGTTCGAGCAGAACTGGAAGCTGTTCGCGCCGAACCCGTTGCAGCAGAACATCGCGGTGCAGGCGCGCGCCGAGGTCCGTACCGCGGACGGTGAGAGGCGCGAGACCGGCTGGTACGACCTGTCCGCGCTGGACGGCGCCGCGATCGACAGGAACTTCGTGCCGAGCCACACCCAGCAGAACGAGCTGCGCCGGGCCTGGGACTTCTATCTCGCCACGCATGACGGCGAGGACCGCGCCACCACCTCGCGCGGCGACCTCTCCGAGCGCTATGTGCGCCGCATCGTGGTGATGCGCCTCGACCGCGAGGAGGCCGACGGCCCCGGCGGTGTGATCGAGCGGATCCAGCTCCGGTCCCGTACGACCAACGTGCCGTCGCCCGACTGGAGCGAGGAAAAGGTGTCCGACAAGCCCGTCGTCCGTGAGCTGCCCTGGTGGTCGGTGACCGACAACGACCGGACGGACGCCGCCGCCAACGCGGGCGGCGCCGGCCGGGCCGTCACCGGTCGGACGGAGGCGAGCGCCGAATGAGCTCCACGAGCCTGCCCGACCCGGTCCGGCCGATGAGCCCGACAGGGCGCCTCACCGCCGCGATAGGCAACGGGATCACGCGTGTCACGGATCGCGCGCTGGGCCCGTACCAGAGCGCGATCGTCCGTATCGGCTTCTCCGCGACCTGGCTGCTGTTCCTGCTGCGCGAGTTCCCGCACCGACGCGAGTTGTACGGTCCCGAGGGGCCCTGGAGCTGGGAGCTGGCCCAGCAGCTGATCGCGACCAACGACGCCTTCACAGTGCTGATGTGGTCCGACAGCATGGTGTGGTTCGAGATCGTCTACGCCGTCGCCGTCCTGGCCACCTTCCTTCTGCTGCTCGGCTGGCGCACCCGCGCCGTGAGCGTGCTCTTCATGGTGGGCGTGCTCTCGCTGCAGAACCGCAGCGTCTTCATGGGCGACGGCGGCGACAACGTCCTCCACCTCATGGCGATCTATCTCGTCTTCGTCCGCTGCGCCCAGGTCTGGTCGCTGGACGCGCGGCGCGCACGGCGCGGGCGCGAGCGCCTGGAGCGGGACGGCAGGGCACCTCAGGACCG
Proteins encoded:
- a CDS encoding DUF5819 family protein; this encodes MDANDEVSNARRGPDEPEGSDSASEANPQAKPSQPPQSSRQTPDPASPSASPPVPAQATAAPDPLPSPSPLLSPSPSQTPSQTPSQTPSQTSSHTPPESPPPPRPEQTAEPTQPVSGIAALTLPYQIAVALVLAIVAVATCAHLGLVFLHIAPSNTLTKQHGRAVDEWVYPEFEQNWKLFAPNPLQQNIAVQARAEVRTADGERRETGWYDLSALDGAAIDRNFVPSHTQQNELRRAWDFYLATHDGEDRATTSRGDLSERYVRRIVVMRLDREEADGPGGVIERIQLRSRTTNVPSPDWSEEKVSDKPVVRELPWWSVTDNDRTDAAANAGGAGRAVTGRTEASAE
- a CDS encoding acyl-CoA dehydrogenase family protein, producing the protein MDFTFTEEQQAAAEAARAVFAGVAPDGVPSPALVAGAVADDFDRALWARLADADLLSLLLDPRYGGSGLDPIALCLVLRESAKVLARGPLLESSAAAVAVQAHGSEQLKADLLARVGRGEVVLTVAAHGRTGHDPAELAVTARRDADGTWVLDGVQTAVPWAHNADFVVVPATLSPESVAPRLPGDGAEPDSAADADGRTVLALVPRVHEGVTLAEQFSTSGERLAELRLESARIAGRDVIDAEGAWERLRELLTTGTCALALGLGEGVLGMTSEYAGKREQFGFPIASFQAVAVQAADRFIDLRAMEATLWQAAWRISSGAGGALPAAGDVAVAKIWASEGVRRVVQTAQHLHGGFGADVEYPLHRYHAWAKHLELSLGPAAAHEEALGDLLAAHPLG